One window of Gemmatimonadaceae bacterium genomic DNA carries:
- the paaZ gene encoding phenylacetic acid degradation bifunctional protein PaaZ — MARLRSYSQGEWVEGTGKGTDLVHAVTGEKIGEATSEGLDFKGMLDYGRNTGGPKLRAMTFHERARMLKEMARYLMDRKDEFYKLSEATGATKTDSWIDIEGGIGTFFAYASKGRREFPNETFFLDGSVEQLSKDNTFVGRHICVPLEGTAVHINAFNFPCWGMLEKLAPTFLGGMPAIVKPATITSYLTEGMVRAMIESGIMPEGALQLIVGATGDLLDHVTGQDVVTFTGSATTGRKLKAGKAIVENSVRFNQEADSLNFSMLGPESKPGTEEFDLFVKEVVREMTVKAGQKCTAIRRTIVPAPMVDDVIKAVSKRLGGVKVGDPQVEGIRMGPLAGKAQVADIRKSVERLKDGSELVYGDPDNFDVAAGDKSKGAFFPATLLYCDSPFSVDAPHTVEAFGPVNTVMPYSSIEEAIELAKLGRGSLVGSLFTSDDRVAREVVLGTASHHGRIMIADRTTAKSSTGHGSPLPGLVHGGPGRAGGGEELGGARGALHYMQRTALQGSPTTLTRISNEWIKGAAQPTDRIHPFRKYFDEIEIGDTLITHRRTITEADIVNFAGISGDFFYAHMDDIAARESLFEKRVAHGYFVLSAAAGLFVDPAPGPVLANYGLDNLRFVKPVHVGDTIQVRLTCKQKTAKETPPDTVPQGVVAWDVEVTNQNQEPVAVYTILTLVKRGGHQAP, encoded by the coding sequence ATGGCGAGACTCAGGAGCTACTCGCAGGGCGAGTGGGTGGAAGGCACCGGAAAGGGCACCGATCTCGTGCACGCCGTCACCGGCGAGAAGATCGGCGAAGCGACGAGCGAAGGTCTCGACTTCAAAGGCATGCTCGACTACGGCCGCAACACCGGCGGTCCGAAGCTTCGCGCAATGACGTTCCATGAGCGCGCGCGGATGCTGAAGGAGATGGCCAGGTACCTGATGGACCGGAAGGATGAGTTCTACAAGCTCTCCGAAGCCACCGGTGCAACGAAGACCGATTCCTGGATAGACATCGAAGGCGGCATCGGCACTTTCTTCGCCTATGCCAGCAAGGGGCGCCGCGAGTTCCCCAACGAGACGTTCTTCCTGGACGGGAGCGTCGAGCAGTTGTCCAAGGACAACACGTTCGTCGGCAGGCACATCTGCGTACCGCTCGAGGGAACGGCCGTCCACATCAACGCATTCAACTTCCCGTGCTGGGGAATGCTCGAAAAGCTCGCGCCGACTTTCCTTGGCGGCATGCCCGCGATAGTGAAGCCCGCGACCATCACGTCTTATCTCACCGAAGGGATGGTGCGCGCGATGATCGAGTCGGGCATCATGCCCGAGGGTGCGCTTCAGCTCATCGTCGGCGCGACCGGTGATCTGCTCGATCACGTAACCGGACAGGATGTCGTCACCTTCACCGGCAGCGCGACCACCGGGCGGAAGCTCAAGGCGGGAAAGGCGATCGTCGAGAATTCGGTGCGGTTCAATCAGGAAGCCGACTCGCTCAACTTCTCGATGCTCGGACCCGAGTCGAAGCCCGGCACCGAGGAATTCGATCTCTTCGTGAAGGAAGTCGTGCGCGAGATGACCGTGAAGGCGGGGCAGAAATGCACCGCCATTCGCCGCACCATCGTGCCCGCCCCGATGGTGGACGATGTCATCAAGGCCGTCAGCAAGCGGCTCGGCGGGGTGAAAGTTGGTGATCCGCAGGTTGAGGGCATCAGGATGGGGCCGCTCGCCGGCAAGGCGCAGGTCGCGGACATCCGGAAGAGCGTCGAGCGATTGAAGGACGGATCGGAGCTGGTGTACGGAGATCCGGACAACTTTGATGTAGCGGCCGGCGACAAATCGAAGGGTGCTTTCTTCCCGGCGACGCTGCTCTACTGCGATTCTCCATTCAGCGTTGACGCACCGCACACCGTCGAGGCGTTCGGGCCGGTGAACACCGTCATGCCGTACTCGAGCATCGAGGAGGCCATCGAGCTGGCGAAGCTCGGCCGCGGCAGTCTCGTGGGCTCGCTGTTCACGTCCGACGACCGGGTGGCGCGCGAGGTTGTGCTCGGCACCGCGTCGCACCATGGGCGGATCATGATCGCCGACAGGACCACGGCGAAATCATCCACGGGCCATGGATCTCCGCTTCCGGGTCTGGTGCATGGCGGACCAGGGCGCGCGGGGGGCGGCGAGGAGCTCGGCGGAGCTCGCGGCGCGCTGCACTACATGCAGCGCACCGCGCTGCAGGGATCGCCGACAACGCTCACGCGCATCTCCAATGAATGGATCAAGGGAGCCGCGCAGCCAACCGATCGCATCCATCCGTTCAGGAAGTACTTCGACGAAATCGAGATCGGCGACACGCTGATCACGCACCGGCGCACGATCACCGAGGCCGACATCGTGAACTTCGCCGGGATCAGCGGCGATTTTTTCTACGCCCACATGGACGACATCGCGGCCAGAGAGTCGTTGTTCGAGAAGCGCGTCGCGCACGGTTATTTCGTTCTGTCAGCCGCGGCCGGGCTTTTCGTGGATCCCGCGCCGGGGCCGGTGCTCGCGAACTATGGTCTCGACAATCTGCGGTTCGTGAAGCCCGTGCACGTCGGCGACACGATTCAGGTGCGCCTCACCTGCAAGCAGAAGACGGCGAAGGAGACGCCACCTGATACCGTGCCGCAAGGTGTCGTCGCGTGGGACGTCGAGGTGACGAATCAGAATCAGGAGCCCGTAGCTGTCTATACGATCCTGACTCTGGTGAAGCGCGGCGGTCACCAGGCTCCGTAG
- a CDS encoding capsule assembly Wzi family protein → MRRPLLAVVLAAAALFLDALPVPAQTNTGGASEVFAGSVLESYLRYLQTAGKSASYPFGIRGFSPAEIDRLAPKDTQHPWARRYSLGSGTQSGFRWDVVRPALSLNVNSAFPFGGNDGPVWNGRGLTTSVRMGIAARYGAFSAVLAPVAFRAENQSIALMPNGATGRLRFADGGFPTAVDRPQTFGTQPYMRLDPGESTIRVDFLGATAGISTASQWWGPTSEFSPILGNNAGGFAHVFLGTSSPASIGFASLHGRVVYGYLEQSAWSPVTGSTYWVNSTETGTRRFMAGLVGLMQVRGLPGLEIGGTRFFHAANLRGGLSSHNLRLPFLGLLKNRLPVEADTAFGETRGVKENQLASVFVRIAPPGSGFDLYGEFAREDHSADLRDFLLEPDHASMSNVGFRKAWLSPTVMSALRAEFFTYEAPGGVQTREMGEGGVYIHSVLKQGHTQRGQLLSADVGPGSGNAQILAFDRFTTRGRVTGYARRVVAHESAEPDVLNTLGGEMTRFVGPVDVTVQGSLTFDLNRNLQSDKTNVGLGVSVRYGAW, encoded by the coding sequence ATGCGGCGGCCCCTGCTCGCCGTGGTGCTCGCGGCCGCAGCGCTGTTCCTCGACGCCTTGCCCGTGCCGGCACAGACGAACACCGGCGGAGCGAGCGAGGTGTTCGCCGGCAGCGTTCTCGAATCGTATCTGAGATACCTGCAGACCGCCGGAAAATCCGCCAGTTATCCGTTCGGAATTCGCGGGTTCTCACCCGCCGAGATAGACCGCCTTGCGCCGAAGGACACGCAGCACCCCTGGGCAAGGCGCTATTCCCTCGGCAGCGGCACGCAGTCCGGTTTCCGTTGGGACGTCGTGCGTCCGGCCTTGAGCTTGAATGTGAACAGCGCATTTCCCTTCGGCGGTAACGACGGCCCGGTGTGGAACGGCAGGGGCCTGACCACTTCGGTGCGCATGGGAATCGCCGCGCGCTACGGCGCATTCTCGGCGGTACTCGCCCCTGTCGCGTTCCGCGCCGAGAACCAGAGCATCGCGCTGATGCCGAACGGTGCAACGGGACGTCTGCGGTTCGCCGATGGCGGATTTCCAACCGCGGTGGACAGGCCGCAGACATTCGGGACACAGCCTTACATGCGGCTCGATCCGGGCGAGAGCACCATCCGTGTCGATTTTCTGGGAGCGACTGCGGGAATCTCGACCGCCAGCCAATGGTGGGGTCCGACCTCGGAATTCTCTCCGATACTCGGCAACAATGCGGGGGGATTCGCGCATGTTTTTCTCGGCACGTCGTCGCCGGCCAGCATCGGGTTCGCCAGCCTGCACGGTCGTGTCGTGTACGGTTACCTCGAGCAGTCAGCGTGGTCGCCTGTCACGGGATCCACTTACTGGGTGAACTCCACCGAGACCGGGACACGCCGTTTCATGGCTGGACTCGTCGGTCTCATGCAGGTGCGAGGGCTCCCAGGACTGGAGATTGGCGGCACCCGGTTCTTTCACGCGGCCAACCTTCGCGGCGGACTGAGCAGCCACAATCTGCGTCTGCCCTTTCTGGGACTGCTCAAGAACAGACTGCCGGTGGAAGCCGACACCGCTTTCGGGGAAACACGCGGCGTGAAAGAGAACCAGCTTGCGTCGGTTTTCGTGCGAATAGCTCCACCGGGCAGCGGGTTCGACCTGTACGGTGAGTTCGCCCGCGAGGATCACAGCGCCGACCTGCGCGATTTTCTGCTCGAGCCCGACCATGCTTCCATGAGCAACGTGGGCTTCCGCAAGGCGTGGCTGTCGCCGACTGTCATGAGCGCGTTACGCGCGGAGTTCTTCACCTACGAGGCTCCCGGGGGAGTTCAGACGCGGGAAATGGGAGAAGGGGGAGTGTACATACACTCCGTGCTGAAGCAGGGTCACACGCAGCGGGGACAGCTCCTCTCCGCCGACGTAGGGCCTGGGAGCGGCAACGCCCAGATACTTGCGTTCGATCGTTTCACGACGAGGGGGAGAGTGACCGGCTACGCGCGAAGAGTGGTCGCGCACGAGTCGGCGGAACCTGATGTCCTGAACACGCTCGGCGGCGAGATGACCCGCTTCGTGGGCCCGGTGGATGTGACTGTGCAGGGATCGCTCACCTTCGATCTCAACCGGAATCTTCAGTCCGACAAAACCAACGTCGGTCTCGGAGTCTCGGTTCGCTACGGAGCCTGGTGA
- a CDS encoding aminotransferase class I/II-fold pyridoxal phosphate-dependent enzyme, producing the protein MTQDPAKPLDFGDQQSLDDAVSVSARGLHESGILKITRQVRGMLASGETVVNLSVGDFDPRYFPIPKRLAQAIQDAVARGETNYPNPEGLPVLRQAISDYVFRTAGVRYPLDAIVVCSGGRPVLYGAYRAIVNPGDKVVFSVPSWQNDAYSWLTGAQSVVIEATVETGFQPTVEQFRPHLTDATMICICSPGNPTGTVMSEEQLGDILRAVVSENRAREATGRRPIFVLHDQMYGALVSKGQKHVYPAALVPESARYVISADGVSKAYAGTGLRLGWMLVAPAIGARIRDLLSNAGAWAPRPEQVGVAAFLNDPDAIADFREEMDARLAERLHAMHEGFEALKSEGYPVDSINPQGAIYFSAQFRLHGKSFDDRTLTTDEDIRVLLLERGGAAVVPFQAFGVRANTGWFRLSAGAVSMDEIQVLFPRIKALLDQVS; encoded by the coding sequence ATGACTCAAGACCCCGCAAAACCTCTGGATTTCGGCGACCAGCAGTCGCTCGACGACGCCGTCTCCGTGAGTGCGCGAGGGCTGCACGAATCCGGCATCCTGAAAATCACCCGCCAGGTCCGCGGAATGCTCGCCAGCGGCGAGACGGTGGTGAATCTGAGTGTCGGTGATTTCGACCCGCGCTATTTTCCGATCCCGAAGAGGCTCGCGCAGGCGATTCAGGACGCCGTGGCGCGCGGCGAGACCAACTATCCGAACCCGGAGGGCCTTCCCGTCCTCCGGCAGGCGATTTCCGATTACGTCTTCAGGACTGCCGGTGTCCGATATCCGCTGGACGCAATCGTCGTCTGCAGCGGCGGGCGCCCGGTTCTCTATGGCGCCTATCGCGCGATCGTGAATCCCGGCGACAAGGTCGTCTTTTCGGTACCATCGTGGCAGAACGACGCGTACTCGTGGCTGACAGGCGCCCAGTCGGTCGTCATCGAAGCGACAGTGGAAACCGGATTCCAGCCCACCGTCGAGCAGTTTCGCCCGCACCTCACCGATGCGACGATGATCTGCATCTGCTCTCCGGGGAATCCGACCGGTACGGTCATGAGCGAGGAGCAGCTGGGCGACATCCTGCGCGCGGTCGTGAGCGAGAATCGCGCGCGCGAGGCCACCGGCAGGCGCCCCATCTTCGTCCTCCACGATCAGATGTACGGCGCTCTCGTCTCCAAGGGGCAGAAGCACGTCTATCCCGCGGCGCTCGTGCCGGAATCGGCGCGCTACGTCATCTCGGCCGACGGCGTCTCCAAGGCGTACGCCGGCACCGGCCTGCGGCTGGGATGGATGCTCGTGGCCCCCGCGATCGGCGCGCGCATTCGCGACCTGCTGTCGAACGCCGGCGCGTGGGCGCCGCGACCGGAGCAGGTTGGTGTCGCCGCCTTCCTCAACGACCCCGATGCGATAGCCGATTTCAGGGAGGAGATGGACGCCCGGCTCGCCGAGCGCCTGCACGCGATGCACGAGGGCTTCGAGGCGCTGAAGTCCGAGGGCTACCCGGTGGATTCGATCAACCCTCAGGGCGCCATCTACTTCTCGGCGCAGTTTCGGCTGCATGGGAAATCATTCGATGACAGGACCCTGACCACGGACGAGGACATTCGTGTCTTGCTGCTGGAGCGGGGGGGCGCCGCGGTCGTCCCGTTTCAGGCATTCGGTGTGCGGGCGAATACCGGCTGGTTCCGACTTTCCGCGGGCGCGGTTTCCATGGACGAAATCCAGGTCCTCTTCCCCCGCATCAAGGCGCTGCTGGACCAGGTCAGCTAG
- a CDS encoding dipeptidase encodes MITLVALTTMSASVMSAQATEKDFARARRVLASTPLIDGHNDLPWAIREDAKAPLDVAAYDLRQRTRGHTDLERLKQGMVGAQFWSLYIPGEAKDSGYARIQLEQFDIARRFIAMYPDRLQLALSSSDIRDAFRKKKIGSLLGMEGGHAIENSLGALRSYYALGARYLTLTHNVTLDWADAALDSAKHDGLTEFGKEVVREMNRLGMLVDLSHVSPAAMSDVLDVSEAPVIFSHSDSRALVDVPRNIPDSILTRLRTNGGVAMITFVPSFISKQFADNEADFNRAAQDIRLRLAGDAAAIKREMDALRASHPRPVVKLTQVADHIEHMRDVAGIDHIGIGADFDGITEVIQGLEDVSKYPALFAELAHRGWSDEDMKKLAGENVLRAFAKAEEVAARLQKSRQPSTKTIAQLDGKK; translated from the coding sequence TTGATCACACTAGTCGCGCTCACCACCATGAGCGCATCCGTCATGTCCGCCCAGGCAACTGAGAAGGACTTCGCCAGGGCGCGAAGGGTTCTCGCCTCGACGCCGCTCATAGATGGCCACAACGACCTTCCGTGGGCGATTCGCGAAGATGCGAAAGCACCGCTCGACGTCGCCGCTTACGATCTGAGACAGCGCACGCGCGGGCATACCGATCTCGAGCGCCTTAAGCAGGGAATGGTCGGCGCGCAGTTCTGGTCCCTCTACATCCCCGGAGAAGCGAAGGACTCGGGCTACGCGCGAATCCAGCTCGAGCAGTTCGACATAGCGCGACGATTCATCGCGATGTATCCCGATCGCCTCCAACTCGCGCTCAGCTCGAGCGACATCCGCGACGCATTCAGGAAGAAGAAGATCGGATCGCTACTCGGGATGGAAGGCGGCCACGCTATCGAGAACTCGCTTGGCGCACTGCGGTCGTATTACGCCCTCGGCGCGCGATACCTGACGCTGACGCACAATGTCACGCTCGACTGGGCCGATGCGGCGCTCGATTCGGCGAAGCATGACGGACTCACGGAGTTCGGCAAGGAAGTTGTGCGCGAGATGAACCGGCTGGGAATGCTCGTGGACTTATCGCACGTTTCTCCGGCCGCGATGAGCGATGTGCTCGACGTGAGCGAGGCGCCGGTGATCTTTTCGCACTCGGACTCGCGCGCTCTCGTTGACGTTCCGCGCAACATTCCCGATTCGATCCTGACGCGCCTGCGGACGAACGGCGGCGTGGCGATGATAACGTTCGTGCCGAGCTTCATCTCGAAGCAGTTCGCCGACAACGAGGCCGACTTCAACCGCGCCGCGCAGGATATCCGTCTCCGGCTTGCCGGCGACGCGGCGGCGATCAAGCGGGAGATGGACGCGCTGCGCGCCAGTCATCCGCGGCCCGTCGTCAAGCTGACCCAGGTCGCCGACCACATCGAGCACATGCGGGACGTGGCGGGAATCGATCACATCGGCATCGGTGCCGACTTCGACGGCATCACCGAAGTCATCCAGGGACTCGAGGACGTATCGAAGTATCCGGCGCTCTTCGCCGAGCTCGCGCATCGCGGCTGGTCGGATGAAGACATGAAGAAGCTGGCGGGAGAGAATGTGCTCCGCGCGTTCGCGAAGGCGGAGGAGGTCGCGGCACGTCTTCAGAAGTCGCGACAGCCATCCACGAAGACGATCGCCCAGCTCGACGGAAAAAAATGA
- a CDS encoding rhodanese-like domain-containing protein: MSVHLHSPGFLAIVADAKSRVREVTVGEALRAVNGGSARLIDVREDNEWEAAHAKGADHLGKGIIERDIEKTVPDKDAELILYCGGGFRAALAADALQKMGYTNVASMAGGWRAWLEAKAPIEED, translated from the coding sequence ATGAGCGTGCATCTGCATTCCCCGGGCTTCCTCGCAATCGTCGCGGACGCAAAGTCCCGCGTTCGCGAAGTGACGGTCGGGGAAGCGCTCAGGGCGGTCAACGGGGGCAGCGCGCGACTGATTGACGTGCGCGAGGACAACGAATGGGAGGCGGCCCACGCGAAAGGCGCCGATCACCTCGGCAAGGGGATCATCGAGCGCGACATCGAAAAGACGGTGCCGGACAAGGACGCCGAGCTGATCCTGTATTGCGGCGGCGGTTTCCGCGCCGCTCTGGCTGCCGATGCGCTTCAGAAGATGGGTTACACCAACGTCGCGTCGATGGCCGGCGGCTGGCGCGCATGGCTCGAAGCAAAGGCTCCAATCGAAGAGGACTGA
- a CDS encoding M1 family metallopeptidase — protein sequence MNFDSIVRRVSAAAFALVLAACSNSPAPQTAPASAVRAQWPERAVRRDIPIWPSIRKAYAAGTRDSTGAPGRNYWQQRVDYRIDATIDAATNQLRGSETITLHNSTPDTLKTVVLRLYQNYFTPLVKRNGNVTDITDGVTVDKLSVNGTSISMTDRQQYRLDERIATVTPPAPILPGASATIDVAWRFTVPAVDTTRRGQRMGRYGSYLYQIAQWYPQVAMYDDLRGWDLDQYLGYGEFYNEFGSFDVRITVPGGWLLGATGELQNPAEVLSQRTRDRLAMAMRTDTTIHVVEASERGADATAPGSTLTWHFNAPMVNDFAFAVSRDYVYDATHAAIPGKGIVPVHVLHLPQHTAYRTNNTAQFGRKALEQHSAFLFPYEFSQGTIADGPETGMEYPMIIFNGSGLGVTVHEFGHQWFPMMVGSNETRHGFMDEGFNGYIDAPAVAAINNAPVNWQTRAAGYRRVAGSDLEAPMMWPSNYAGPNASVATYSKPEIALNALGGIVGDSAVRRAFANYAVQWKYKHPSPWDFFMSMNQSLGRDLGWFWYGWFFTSYTVDQSIELVTTQDGEAAITVRDKGDLAMPVIVRIDYADGTSRTETLPAEQWFTGTRMLAARVPLGGKAIKSVTLDPDNRFQDLDRSNNSWKP from the coding sequence ATGAACTTCGATTCAATCGTCCGCCGCGTCTCGGCTGCAGCTTTTGCCCTCGTCCTGGCAGCGTGCTCCAACTCCCCGGCGCCGCAGACCGCTCCCGCCTCAGCGGTGCGTGCACAGTGGCCGGAGCGAGCTGTCAGGAGGGACATCCCGATATGGCCGTCCATCCGGAAGGCATACGCCGCGGGCACCCGCGATTCGACCGGCGCTCCGGGGCGGAATTACTGGCAGCAGCGCGTGGACTACCGGATAGACGCGACGATTGATGCTGCCACGAACCAGCTTCGCGGAAGCGAGACGATCACGCTCCACAATTCGACGCCGGACACGCTGAAGACAGTCGTGCTTCGGCTGTATCAGAACTACTTCACGCCCCTCGTGAAGAGGAACGGCAACGTCACCGACATTACCGACGGCGTGACGGTGGACAAGCTCTCGGTGAACGGGACGTCTATCTCGATGACCGACCGGCAGCAATATCGTCTCGATGAGCGCATCGCCACGGTGACGCCACCCGCACCGATTCTCCCGGGCGCGTCGGCGACAATCGATGTCGCGTGGCGATTCACGGTGCCCGCTGTGGACACGACACGTCGCGGCCAGCGAATGGGGCGGTACGGCAGCTATCTGTACCAGATCGCGCAGTGGTACCCGCAGGTCGCGATGTACGACGACCTGCGCGGCTGGGACCTCGACCAGTACCTCGGGTATGGCGAGTTCTACAACGAGTTCGGAAGCTTCGACGTACGAATCACGGTTCCGGGCGGCTGGCTCCTCGGCGCGACCGGCGAGCTGCAGAATCCGGCCGAGGTGCTGTCACAGCGCACTCGCGACCGGTTGGCGATGGCGATGCGGACGGACACCACGATCCACGTCGTCGAGGCGAGCGAGCGCGGCGCCGACGCCACCGCGCCCGGCTCCACTCTCACATGGCACTTCAACGCGCCGATGGTGAACGACTTCGCCTTCGCGGTATCGCGTGATTACGTGTATGACGCGACGCACGCAGCGATTCCGGGGAAGGGGATCGTCCCCGTTCACGTCCTGCACCTGCCGCAGCACACAGCGTACAGGACGAACAACACCGCCCAGTTCGGACGGAAAGCGCTCGAGCAGCATTCGGCCTTTCTCTTTCCTTACGAGTTCTCGCAGGGCACAATCGCCGATGGACCGGAGACGGGGATGGAGTACCCGATGATCATCTTCAACGGGTCGGGCCTCGGTGTCACGGTCCATGAGTTCGGGCACCAGTGGTTCCCGATGATGGTCGGCTCGAACGAGACGCGGCATGGGTTCATGGACGAGGGATTCAACGGGTACATAGACGCGCCCGCCGTGGCGGCGATCAACAATGCGCCGGTGAACTGGCAGACCCGCGCGGCCGGCTACCGTCGCGTCGCGGGATCCGATCTGGAAGCGCCGATGATGTGGCCGAGCAACTATGCGGGTCCGAATGCCTCCGTCGCGACTTACAGCAAGCCGGAGATCGCGCTCAACGCGCTTGGCGGGATCGTGGGTGATTCTGCGGTGCGGCGGGCGTTCGCCAACTATGCGGTTCAGTGGAAATACAAGCACCCGTCGCCATGGGATTTCTTCATGTCCATGAACCAGTCGCTCGGCCGCGATCTCGGCTGGTTCTGGTATGGCTGGTTCTTCACGAGCTACACGGTGGATCAGTCCATCGAGTTGGTGACGACGCAGGACGGAGAAGCAGCGATCACCGTTCGTGACAAAGGCGATCTGGCGATGCCGGTGATCGTGCGAATTGACTACGCGGACGGCACGAGCCGGACGGAGACGCTGCCGGCGGAGCAGTGGTTCACCGGCACCCGGATGCTCGCTGCCCGAGTCCCGCTCGGTGGAAAGGCTATCAAGTCGGTCACGCTCGACCCGGACAATCGCTTCCAGGATCTGGATCGGTCGAACAACAGCTGGAAGCCGTAA
- a CDS encoding DinB family protein produces the protein MSSPFRSIRPVAGEYASYYASYIARVPDGDIVETLDRQISESLELFRSIPESLGDHRYAPGKWSIREVIGHIADAERVFAYRALRFSRADTTPVAGFDENAYVSNAPFARTSLADLASGLEHVRRASLYLFAGLDEEAMTRRGIANGFEVSVRALAWITAGHETHHIDVLRARYLTER, from the coding sequence GTGAGCTCGCCCTTTCGTTCGATCAGACCGGTCGCCGGTGAATACGCATCCTACTACGCCAGCTATATCGCGCGCGTTCCGGACGGCGACATCGTGGAAACACTCGACCGCCAGATCTCGGAGTCGCTCGAGCTCTTCCGGTCCATTCCGGAATCACTCGGCGATCATCGTTACGCCCCCGGCAAATGGAGCATCCGCGAAGTGATCGGTCACATCGCCGACGCCGAGCGTGTTTTCGCGTACCGTGCGCTCCGGTTCTCCCGGGCAGACACGACGCCGGTGGCAGGATTCGACGAGAATGCGTACGTGAGCAACGCGCCGTTCGCGCGCACGAGTCTCGCCGATCTTGCGAGCGGGCTCGAGCACGTCAGGCGTGCCTCGCTGTATCTTTTCGCCGGGCTCGACGAGGAAGCGATGACGCGCCGCGGAATCGCGAACGGGTTCGAGGTCTCTGTCCGCGCGCTCGCGTGGATCACCGCGGGCCATGAGACTCACCACATTGACGTGCTTCGAGCACGGTATCTCACAGAGCGATGA